From Xiphophorus hellerii strain 12219 chromosome 6, Xiphophorus_hellerii-4.1, whole genome shotgun sequence, the proteins below share one genomic window:
- the pter gene encoding N-acetyltaurine hydrolase, which produces MSVLSGKVQTVLGLVDPDQLGRTMTHEHLVMSFECSYTAPPPGDEAVAENPFQMQHMHWLRQHPYSCRENLFLSQELSALRDELLAYRKAGGGTIVENTTTGIDRDLPALRQLAKDTGVHIIAGAGYYIDCTHTEATKKMSVEKLTDNIVSEVLHGTDGTDIRCGVIGEIGTGWPITESEKKVLRATAHAQSQLGCPVIIHPGRDPAAPAEIIRILQEAGGDISKTVMSHLDRTIFDEGELLEFANMGSYLEYDLFGTEMLNYPFNLKVDMPSDSQRVRILAFLVKEGYEDKVLMAHDIHTKNRLTKFGGHGYSHILKNIVPKMLTRGITQHQVDKILIDNPKRWLTFK; this is translated from the exons ATGTCAGTATTAAGTGGAAAGGTCCAGACCGTCCTGGGTCTTGTGGATCCAGACCAGTTGGGCCGCACCATGACCCACGAGCACCTGGTCATGAGCTTTGAGTGCAGCTACACCGCACCTCCACCTGGTGACGAGGCCGTGGCAGAAAACCCGTTCCAGATGCAGCACATGCACTGGCTCCGGCAGCACCCGTACAGCTGCAGGGAGAACTTGTTCCTGTCGCAGGAGCTAAGCGCCCTGCGGGATGAGCTGCTGGCCTACAGGAAGGCCGGCGGGGGCACGATAGTGGAGAACACCACGACGGGCATCGACCGGGACCTGCCTGCCCTACGACAGCTGGCCAAGGACACCGGGGTCCACATCATTGCAGGGGCGGGGTACTACATAGACTGCACCCACACTGAGGCCACCAAGAAAATGAGTGTGGAGAAG CTCACGGATAACATCGTCAGCGAGGTGCTCCACGGCACTGATGGCACAGACATCCGATGCGGCGTGATCGGTGAGATCGGCACCGGCTGGCCCATCACGGAGAGCGAGAAGAAGGTGTTGAGAGCCACGGCCCATGCTCAGTCTCAGCTGGGTTGCCCGGTTATCATCCATCCTGGCAGGGACCCGGCCGCTCCAGCTGAGATCATCCGGATTCTCCAGGAAGCCGGCGGTGACATTAGCAAAACTGTCATGtctcacctggacag GACTATATTTGATGAAGGAGAGCTGCTTGAGTTTGCAAATATGGGGAGTTACCTGGAGTACGACCTGTTCGGAACGGAAATGCTGAATTACCCGTTTAACCTAAAAGTGGACATGCCCAGCGACAGCCAGAGAGTGAGAAT CTTGGCTTTTCTAGTGAAGGAGGGCTACGAGGACAAGGTACTGATGGCCCACGACATCCACACCAAGAACCGTCTGACCAAGTTTGGTGGCCACGGCTACTCCCATATCCTCAAGAACATCGTGCCAAAGATGCTGACTAGAGGTATCACTCAGCACCAGGTGGACAAAATCCTAATCGACAACCCTAAACGCTGGCTGaccttcaaataa